TGAGCCTACGATGAGGGCATCAGCTTCCATCACTTTTTTGGAAAGCCATTTAAAATCATCATTGATTATACACTCATTAGTATGGACGCATTTCATGCATGCAATGCATGGACCAACTTTAATATCAGATAGTTTGACAAATTCAGTCTCACCGCCTGATGCTTCAAGTATTGCCTTCACCAATGTATCTGTGTTGCTGTCCTTTGTGGGACTGCCGCTTATTCCAAGTAATTTCATTTTATTCACCTTTTAAATTGTAATTTTAATATCCTGTCTAACTGAGCGGTACGGCAAGGGAATCAAGGAATTTATTGTAACCTGTGAATAGTTCCATGACCCCGAGCATTTCAACAATCTGGCTGTCTGTAAGACCGAAAGATTTTAATTCTTCGGTTTCAGCATCAGTAATCCTGTGTGGGGTGAGTGTGGCTTTCTTTGCATATTCAAGGATTTTTTTATCTCTGGGTGAGATATCTGGATCTTCAAGGTTTTTTGTTAAATCATCTATCCTTTCTTGGCTGAATCCCATCATTGAAAGTGCCATTGAGTGTGATGCTACACAGTAATTACAGCTATATTAGCACCGGACACAACCACTGCAATCTGTTCCTTGAGTTCCCGCGAAAGTTCACCGCCCATCAGCAATACCTTTGTTTTTTCCCAGTTTGTAAGCAGCAATGCCGGAAAGTTAGCATATGTCTTAAAAAGGTTCGGAACCATCCCGAAAGCTGCTTCAATATCTTTATAGACTGCCTTAACTTCGTCATTTGCTTCGTAACTTTCTATAAATTTTATTCTTGTCATGTTACCACCTGAATTATAAAAACGGGCAGGGGTTAGAGCCCCGCTCTTTCGACTATTGTATCAGCAACCTGTTTTGCGCTCTTGAAGGGGAAATCGCCTGTAGTTAGCAGTTTTCCCGCATCGCCTGCTGTCACTTCAAGGTCGCCAGCTTTGCATGTGGTATTTGCCCCGTCCGGGAAAGCGGCAAGAAGTTGTTCCGGCGTATTTATCGGAAACTTTGCGCCTGCAAGACCACCGACAATCTGCGCATGTATCTCATCTCGTACACTCATTTTTATTACTCCATCATTGCTTTAATTTCTTTTGCTGTATTAGAGATAGGGCAACCGCTTCCATGTGATCCACAGTGGAAACAGGCGCTTTTTACAGCATTTAACGACTTTTCAGCTTCTTCTTTAGTTACGGTTTTGTTTGTGTATTTCCATTCCGGCATTTTATTGCACCTCAATTGTAGATTGTTTAGTTATTCATATATACTTAACCGTTATAAAAATGTACAAACTATAGTTTAATATACAAAAATGACCTTTAAGGTTGTAACGCAAACCTTTTTAATCTGAAAAGACAAAACAATTTGTATATGGCAGACAAAAGAACGGACTCTTACAGGGAGATCATCGAAATAAAAGGAATGCTGCAGGAAATCCACAAAGATATTAAACGATTTATGGAAAAATCAGGACAACAGCACGTGGAACACGTCCTTTCAGATTCCCGCAATAATTTTGCCAGCGCGATCATCAGGCATGTACTTGATGATATTGAAGATGGTCTTGAAAGTAATATGGTCAAGAAATGCGAAATGCGCGATACCTGCAAATCAAACTTCACAGGTTTCCTGCAGAATAATGCAAATCTTATTAAACAGGATAAGGTTCCAGAAAATGTCATTATGAAATGTCAACTGGATCTGAATGGTATGAAAAGTAGTGCTCCATCAAAGCAGTGTGAAAAATGTTTTTCACAGGTACAGATGCTATTTGGAAAGCAGGTTGGTTTAATGCGGTCCCTTAACATATATAATTCAAATGAAGAAAAAAAACAGGATATTGCCGGAATTCCAGAAAGTTTGATCCCCGAAGTACTTGAACCTCTCTCCAACAAGCAGCGCCTGCAAATATTAAAAGCAATAGCGATCGAAACAAAAACCTTTTCAGCGCTTTCCGAACTCACTGGACTTCGCGGAGGAAATTTACTTTTCCATTTGCAAAAACTTCTTGACAGCGGAATGATATTGCAGCGCCATGAACGGGGGGATTATATGATTACGGATAAGGGATTCAAGGTCTTACGAAGCATAGGTGATATGTATTCAGTACTGAATACATAAAAAATACCTCATTCTTAGCTTGCTCAAGAATTCTGTGGAAAATTGCCCGCTCCGGGAGATGATCGTGCTTGTCATGAAGGATCTGGTATGGTAGAGCAATCTATAGTGGTGGGGGCATTGGTGAATGGCGAGAACCCGTGATCAAAAATTGGAGCAAAAGGAGTCGGTTCATACTTCGGATTCGTTGATTTCTCAGGTCAATGGATGGGCTATAAAATGGGTCAATTTTAGGTGGGAATTTTCAGGATTTTTGCCCGGTTGATCATACCGGGAGATAACCTGAGTTTTTTACATACGTATTCATGGAAAATATCCCACCCGAAACCATTAGCGTTTTCAAGTATCCAGGTTGCAGACATCATTCTGCATTCGGGTGTCAGCTTAAGTACAACCGCTGGACCAGGCGCCACATCCCGGGTGCGCCCAAGACCATGAAGCTGACCGGCAATACCAGCGAGATGCTGCGGCATTATGTGGGGAACAGGAAAAAGGGGCATATTTTCATAAACGGGAGGACCGGGAAGAGGCTGACCCTGCGGCATTTTGAGAAGATGATCGATAAATGGGCCAGGCTGCTGAATATCCAGAGACGTCAGTCCATCAAGCCATCCGGCAGGGAATATCATCTGATCACGTTAATGGGACTGAGGGAGGCAGGAGAGAGGCACCATGATCTGCAGTGGCGGTGATCCTGATGTGTCTGCGAAGGCTTACATTAAAGCAGGGAGCAGGTGCAGGTTATGAGTGTAGGGGGATGCAGCAGGTAATTGTCGTAATTTATAATGCGGGATTAAAGATCATTCGTTAGTTAGCTATGCCAATATTTACGCTGCAGAAGTTAAAGACTGATTTTCAAAAAGATTTTTAAGGATTTCTTTTCCACAAGGCTGAGGTATTTTTCTACCTTCTTTTAAAGCGATTTCAAGCCATAGTTTCATTGCAATCTTTATTTCTTCGAGAGCTTCTTCTTCATTTTTTCCAAAGGCTGAACATCCGGGAAGTTCTGGAACTAAAGCTATAAATCCTTCGTCTTCTTCACTATAAAAAATCTCTATTGCATATTTATGCATCAATATCATCTTCTTCTAT
This window of the Methanosarcinales archaeon genome carries:
- a CDS encoding type II toxin-antitoxin system HicB family antitoxin — protein: MHKYAIEIFYSEEDEGFIALVPELPGCSAFGKNEEEALEEIKIAMKLWLEIALKEGRKIPQPCGKEILKNLFENQSLTSAA
- a CDS encoding winged helix-turn-helix transcriptional regulator, yielding MADKRTDSYREIIEIKGMLQEIHKDIKRFMEKSGQQHVEHVLSDSRNNFASAIIRHVLDDIEDGLESNMVKKCEMRDTCKSNFTGFLQNNANLIKQDKVPENVIMKCQLDLNGMKSSAPSKQCEKCFSQVQMLFGKQVGLMRSLNIYNSNEEKKQDIAGIPESLIPEVLEPLSNKQRLQILKAIAIETKTFSALSELTGLRGGNLLFHLQKLLDSGMILQRHERGDYMITDKGFKVLRSIGDMYSVLNT
- a CDS encoding MTH865 family protein; this translates as MSVRDEIHAQIVGGLAGAKFPINTPEQLLAAFPDGANTTCKAGDLEVTAGDAGKLLTTGDFPFKSAKQVADTIVERAGL